A window of Daucus carota subsp. sativus chromosome 2, DH1 v3.0, whole genome shotgun sequence genomic DNA:
AGTGGCATTTTAActtgaaaacatgataaaattACGGATTTAATGCAAAGAATTAAAGTCAAagtgatttaaaaataaaagcatAGCCATGTTTGTTGCAGACCTATAAGTTCAATTGCACAATTAGCTACATTTGCTAGGGCAGTTATGTAGATAGTTCAAGTAGACAGAATCAGAGAAACTGAGCACTATGTCACAAATAGTGGACTCAAATTTTGTGACTCTGCTAAGTGATAGGTAATCTGTTAAGTGCCGAGATTAGTTTATTTGTTGGGTCAAGTATTTGGTGTAAGTGAATTCTGATGCGCATTTAATTTTGCCAACATCTACCTTTTGACAATAAGGAAACTTCAATCGACGGGGGGAATTTATGGTATTATATTCTTTAACAGAAAATTTCATAGTTTTGTTTTCCCTGTcatgttttatttaagattGTATTTGATCCCCCTCTTTCCTCCAAATCCCTAATATATCTGTTATTTACAGGTCAGTTTGGATATTAATGACAATTCTAAGAATTTTACGTAACAGAACTGTTTTCTGTATGGTCATATACCTTTATGCTTTGCTTTGTACACACATGAGATTGCGTTAAAATATCATGCTCTTACTGAGGCTTTTCTAGTTTGTTAATTTGGGATATCATACTGCAAAGTTAAACTCTGGATGTTTTTGCTTTTGTAGGCATAGAGGCTCGTGGTTTCATATTTGGTCCTCCCATAGCATTGGCAATAGGAGCGAAATTTGTTCCTCTGAGGAAACCTAGAAAGTTGCCTGGTATATCTTGTCATCCTTCAGATCGTACTAAATCCTTTTAATTACTGTTATGGTACAATAAAATATGGTTTATGTCAATTATATGTTTGCATACTTCTTCCCAAACTAACATGTTATCTTCCGGATATATTCTAAACATTTATTCCTGATGCTTTTCTTGCTCATATTCCATTTGTCATGTTCAGTAATTTATAAGGCTCTTATATAGTGTTCTCATAATGCAGGGGAAGTAATATCAGAAGAATATACTCTGGAATACGGAAGAGATTGTCTAGAGATGCACATTGGTGCGGTTGAACCTAATGAACGAGCTCTGGTTGTTGATGATTTAATTGCTACGGGTGGCACCCTCTGTGCTGCTATAAGTTTACTGGGTACTTCTCAAACTCCCATAAACAAGAATTTAGTATAATAATCACCTTGACAGATTAAATGGTTTCCTCTGGTAATTGACTCATGGCAATACCCTGTTACTGTCCATTTTAAACTTCAATCCAGATTTAATAGTTTCTTCAAATCACCTGATAAGAGGATATTATAATGTGCAAGGTGTACCATGTTCATTATTCCTGAGGAGCAAACTGTATGATTGTTGAGCTAAATTGTTTGTGCTTTGCAGGTcgaaaatattattattgtaattatttttgttCTGTGCTAGGAAGCTGCCTTTATATTGTTCTATGTTAAAACTCAAGCGTTCCCCCCTCTTTTCCTTCTAAAACTGTCTCATGCTTTCAGAATACCCACCATATTAatcctttttttaatatatataagacaTAATCAAGATCCCTATTGCATATTTTATGGTACTTATATATTGTAACAATTACAAGTGTTGAATTCTATAAGATCTGTAATGAAGCTTATGGTCACAGTATACTATTCCTCTTCATCTACTGCTACAATGATTTATTTAGTAATTGCTTGATACATAAGAATTTTAATATCGTTTCGACAGAACGTGCTGGTGCTGAAGTTGTTGAATGTGCATGTCTGATTGAATTACCAGATCTGAAGGTGAGTTTTCCCTTTCAAAGATTAGCATAATAGTTAAATCCTGTGTTTCTGCTACCAGTTCTACTTCATTTCCACCGGGTATTCTCTAAGATCCTTGTTTAATACTCCATGTATAATGTTATAATACTCACATGTGCACATCGTAATTCGTAAGTGTGATTAGGCACATCTTAGCCCCAAGAGCTAGGTCTCTCAGGCTAGGCTCCTCACTGAACACACCCAATTAATTGTGGAAACATATAAGGAATCGTTCTGGAAGTTTGTCAATAATGTGCGGAAGTTTTTAGGGAATCAATCATTCTTGATGAGTGAGAGTAGTTGCATAAGGGGGAAATAGAGAATTTCTACTTCTAAGAGTTGTATATCTTTATAGGTGGTAGGGATCAGTATATTATCATATCTAATATCTATTTAGTTCCCCGATTTATTACTTTCCAAGGCACCCTTTAGGATGCTTTTCCTGAAATTAGTAATGACATTTTTCCTTAATAGTACTTCCTGCCCATTTATAAGCAGAATATTGCTATGTGTAGAAGTTGGTACAAGTGAGCACTTCATTAGCATTCACTGTTAGCTCTCTACTAAGCATGACAGCCCTATGTGAGCACATGAACTGGGGCTGTATCGGCTTCTTCATGCAAGATTTACCAAACTGTAATAAATGTCTTTTGAAGTGAGTCATGATGAGAGCTGGTTGCATCATGTTTAGGACTGCAAATTTATGAGGGGAAGTTTCTGCAGTTATATTGATGCTGAAGTCTCTTTGCTTGCATTATTTGATATCAACTTATCTAGTGCTTGCTGCCTAATATCATCGCATTAATCTGGATGCACATCTATACGAATGTGGCACTGGGACTAAGTTTAGTTGAGAGTTTTTGGACTAGGACACTTCTATGACTTTTTATACTTTTCACATGTCAAAGAACTGTAACATTTTGGTAATTAGCCTTAAGAGAACACCACCAGCCAGAATTTAAAAGTGTGTCATCCCATTATTCTCATCTAGTACTGGAGGCTAAACTATAGTCACGAGTTCAGAATTACCAACATATATACCAAAATTTGCATTTCctattcaaatcatcttcatTACTTTTATAGCACAATAATTTGAAAACAGTAGGCTATTTTAGCAAACTACAGAAACCTAATAGTAAAATCAGGTCAGGataattaagtaaaaaaatCAGGTCAGGATCCATGTGTTCATATTTACAGAGATATGTATGATTTAGTATAATAGAAGTATGTTTTAGATCGGAGTCATGGTAGGT
This region includes:
- the LOC108206059 gene encoding adenine phosphoribosyltransferase 3, producing the protein MSACHSDDPRIHAIKSKIRVVPNFPKPGIMFQDVTTLLLDPKAFKDTMDLFVERYKNKNISVVAGIEARGFIFGPPIALAIGAKFVPLRKPRKLPGEVISEEYTLEYGRDCLEMHIGAVEPNERALVVDDLIATGGTLCAAISLLERAGAEVVECACLIELPDLKGRERLKGKPLYVLVESH